In Arachis stenosperma cultivar V10309 chromosome 1, arast.V10309.gnm1.PFL2, whole genome shotgun sequence, one DNA window encodes the following:
- the LOC130944673 gene encoding uncharacterized protein LOC130944673: MFSAEVFGVFAVHGADVSPAPATATNTNYTSCFKKPAPSSHSVVNTVRFPKASSATLCRCSVDSKSAVGGEVFSVTPSGKSDVDYLGESTKGDLNVKLEHLEAFGIDGNGALEGPIEEVARAETIEAEDLLKDLGIPSPSSARNSPRGIFCSRTLNLRSISAIGYDMDYTLVHYNVMAWEGRAYDYCMENLRNMGYPVDGLAFDPDLVIRGLVIDKEKGNLVKADRFGYIKRAMHGTRMLSTRAVSEMYGRELVDLRKENRWEFLNTLFSVSEAVAYMQMVDRLDDGTIPADLCPLDYKGLYKAVGKALFWAHVEGRLKSEIMSKPEQFVEPDPELPLALLDQKEAGKKLLLITNSDYLYTDKMMRHSFNRFLPNDMGWRDLFDIVIVSARKPEFFQTSHPMYEVVTGEGLMKPCFKAQTGGLYSGGSAQMVENSLNIHGDEILYVGDHIYTDVSQSKVHLRWRTALICRELEDEYNALIGSRIHRESLVELINQKEVLGDLFNQLRLALQRRSHDRPAQTLAATNMNDEDLTESMQKLLIVMQRLDEKIAPMLEADGELFNSRWGFISRAGLWDKSHLMRQIEKYADIYTSRVSNFLYYTPFMYFRSQEQNLAHDSYSHLCSQTQY; encoded by the exons ATGTTCTCCGCGGAGGTTTTCGGCGTCTTCGCCGTCCATGGCGCCGATGTATCTCCGGCTCCCGCCACTGCCACGAACACTAACTACACCAGCTGCTTCAAAAAACCCGCGCCTTCTTCTCATAGCGTGGTGAACACTGTGAGGTTCCCAAAGGCTTCTTCCGCCACTCTCTGTCGCTGCAGCGTTGACTCAAAGTCCGCCGTCGGCGGTGAAGTTTTCTCGGTGACGCCGTCCGGCAAGTCTGACGTGGACTACCTTGGTGAGAGCACCAAAGGCGATTTGAACGTTAAGTTGGAACACCTCGAAGCTTTTG GAATTGATGGTAATGGCGCACTAGAAGGTCCAATTGAAGAAGTGGCTAGGGCAGAGACTATTGAAGCAGAAGATTTGCTGAAAGACTTGGGTATTCCG AGTCCTTCTTCAGCTAGAAATTCACCTCGTGGAATATTCTGCAGCCGTACATTGAACCTGCGGTCAATTAGTGCCATTGGATATGACATGGACTATACCTTGGTCCATTATAATGTGATG GCTTGGGAAGGGCGGGCTTATGACTATTGTATGGAAAACCTTAGGAACATGGGTTACCCTGTCGATGGGCTAGCATTTGATCCTGATCTG GTAATTAGAGGTCTGGTCATAGACAAAGAGAAAGGCAATTTGGTTAAAGCTGATCGATTTGGTTATATAAAAAGAGCTATGCATGGCACTAGAATGTTATCTACTCGGGCTGTGAG TGAGATGTATGGGAGGGAACTGGTGGACCTGCGAAAGGAGAATCGGTGGGAATTTCTCAACACACTGTTCTCTGTGTCTGAAGCTGTGGCCTACATGCAG ATGGTTGACAGATTGGACGATGGGACTATACCAGCTGATCTTTGCCCCCTTGATTATAAAGGGCTTTATAAG GCTGTTGGAAAAGCTCTCTTCTGGGCGCATGTTGAAGGTCGCCTTAAG AGTGAGATCATGTCTAAGCCAGAACAGTTTGTGGAGCCCGACCCAGAGTTACCATTGGCACTTCTGGATCAGAAGGAG GCTGGCAAAAAACTTCTGCTTATTACGAATTCAGATTATCTTTATACGGACAAAATGATGCGGCATTCCTTTAATAGGTTTCTTCCCAATGATATGGGTTGGCGAGATTTATTTGACATT GTAATTGTGTCAGCAAGAAAACCAGAGTTTTTCCAAACGTCACATCCCATGTATGAAGTGGTGACTGGCGAGGGTCTGATGAAACCTTGCTTCAAGGCTCAAACAG GTGGTTTGTACTCGGGGGGAAGTGCACAGATGGTTGAAAATTCTCTCAATATTCATGGAGATGAGATATTGTATGTTGGTGACCATATTTACACTGATGTCAGTCAATCCAAGGTCCATTTGCGATGGCGAACAGCATTGATTTGTCGAGAACTGGAAGACGAG tacaatgccctcattgggagCCGGATACATAGAGAATCATTGGTGGAACTTATAAATCAAAAGGAGGTTCTAGGGGATCTCTTCAACCAACTTCGGCTGGCTCTACAAAGGCGGAGTCATGACAGGCCTGCACAA ACCCTTGCAGCAACTAATATGAATGATGAGGACCTTACTGAAAGCATGCAAAAGCTATTAATTGTTATGCAAAGGCTAGATGAGAAAATTGCTCCAATGCTTGAGGCGGATGGAGAGCTCTTCAATTCAAG GTGGGGTTTTATATCCCGTGCTGGTCTCTGGGATAAAAGTCACTTGATGAGACAAATTGAGAA GTATGCTGATATTTATACCTCTAGGGTGTCTAATTTCTTATATTATACACCCTTCATGTATTTCCGTTCCCAGGAACAG AACCTTGCGCATGATTCATACTCACACTTATGTTCACAAACTCAATATTAA
- the LOC130940922 gene encoding uncharacterized protein LOC130940922: protein MNYAVAALVAPPSPVSILSLNSFAPVELENGVKPIQQDYKWRLILAYDGTHYAGWQYQQSPPTVQCTVEKALIKATKLERKDLRLVGASRTDTGVHAWGQVAHFFMPFNYKNLEEIHAALNGLLPTDIRVREISPASAEFHARFSAKSKIYHYKIYNDSIMDPFQRHFAYHSVYKLNSAVMQEAAKYFVGKHDFSAFANASHNDRVPDPVKHIFRFEVKEMGALLQVEVEGSGFLYRQVRNMVALLLQIGKEAIPPGIVPHILASRDRKELAKYSLSAPPHGLCLVSINYDESHLLPPPDSPAYSYGRHHTIRKCKVPFY from the exons ATGAACTATGCAGTAGCAGCTCTGGTTGCTCCACCATCTCCGGTTTCCATTCTTTCG TTGAATTCGTTTGCTCCTGTGGAGCTGGAAAATGGGGTGAAGCCCATTCAACAAGACTATAAATGGCGCCTTATTTTGGCTTACGATGGCACTCACTATGCAG GCTGGCAATATCAGCAATCTCCCCCAACTGTGCAATGCACTGTGGAAAAAGCTTTGATTAAAGCAACAAAGCTTGAAAGGAAGGATCTGCGGTTGGTCGGTGCAAGCAGGACCGATACAGGAGTCCACGCCTGGGGTCAG GTTGCACATTTCTTTATGCCATTTAACTACAAAAACTTGGAAGAAATTCATGCGGCTTTGAATGGTCTTCTTCCTACTGATATCCGGGTTAGAGAGATCAGCCCTGCATCAGCTGAATTCCATGCTCGATTTTCTGCCAAAAGTAAGATTTACCATTACAAGATATACAATGATAGCATCATGGATCCTTTCCAGCGGCATTTTGCTTACCATAGTGTGTATAAACTCAATAGCGCTGTCATGCAAGAAGCTGCAAAATATTTTGTTGGGAAGCATGACTTCTCTGCATTTGCCAATGCATCCCACAATGATCGGGTGCCGGATCCTGTAAAGCACATTTTCCGATTTGAGGTGAAAGAAATG GGAGCTCTTTTGCAGGTAGAAGTTGAAGGTTCAGGTTTCTTATATAGACAAGTTCGAAACATG GTGGCTTTGTTGCTTCAAATTGGCAAGGAAGCTATCCCTCCTGGGATTGTTCCGCATATTTTGGCAAGTAGAGATCGAAAGGAGCTTGCGAAATACTCTCTGTCAGCTCCGCCTCACGGGCTTTGTCTTGTTTCTATCAACTATGATGAAAGTCACCTGTTGCCACCACCAGACTCTCCTGCTTACAGCTATGGTAGGCATCATACCATAAGAAAATGCAAGGTTCCATTCTATTGA